Proteins from one Chitinispirillum alkaliphilum genomic window:
- a CDS encoding Flagellin protein FlaA, with the protein MRINHNISSMITQGTLNKVNREMTTSLERLSTGLRINRASDDAAGLGVSENLRTQIRGTAQARRNAQDGIAALTIAEGAANEISDLLQRMRELAIQSANDTLTDTERAYTNQEFQQLIAEIDRIAEVTNYNGMKLISDTEGQTTNTRFGMGDGSFLWIDANASDSDNIRIQIAALSTEGLNIDEENVSDQAGSRDAIVALDDAIDGVNTMRANMGAYINRLEHAINNLTISNTNQQSAESLIRDVDFAHESSRFTRNQILTQSGTAMLAQANMTPQSVLSLIG; encoded by the coding sequence ATGCGTATCAATCACAACATTTCTTCAATGATTACCCAGGGTACTCTTAACAAAGTTAATCGTGAAATGACCACTTCTTTAGAAAGATTGTCAACCGGACTTCGCATAAACCGGGCAAGCGATGACGCTGCGGGACTTGGTGTTTCGGAAAACCTCCGTACACAGATCAGGGGTACGGCACAGGCCAGACGTAATGCTCAGGATGGAATTGCGGCACTTACAATTGCAGAGGGTGCTGCCAATGAGATATCTGACTTGCTGCAACGTATGCGGGAGCTGGCTATTCAGTCTGCCAATGATACACTGACTGATACCGAGCGTGCTTATACCAATCAGGAGTTCCAGCAACTTATTGCTGAAATCGACCGTATTGCAGAAGTTACTAACTATAATGGTATGAAGCTGATTTCTGATACAGAAGGACAAACCACAAACACAAGATTTGGTATGGGGGATGGATCATTCCTGTGGATTGATGCAAATGCCAGTGATAGTGATAATATCAGGATCCAGATTGCCGCCTTGTCAACAGAAGGTTTAAATATCGACGAAGAAAATGTTTCTGATCAGGCAGGCTCAAGAGATGCTATTGTTGCGCTGGATGACGCTATCGACGGAGTCAACACGATGCGTGCGAATATGGGAGCTTATATAAATCGCCTTGAGCATGCTATAAACAATCTGACAATTTCAAATACAAATCAGCAGTCTGCTGAATCTTTGATACGTGATGTTGATTTTGCACACGAGAGTTCAAGATTTACCCGTAACCAGATCCTCACTCAGTCTGGTACAGCAATGCTTGCACAGGCTAACATGACACCTCAGAGTGTCCTTTCACTTATTGGCTGA